GGAACATCTTTAAATAACATCAATAAGGTTTGGTGATCTTCGCTGTAGGTGGGAGAAGGTGCATGATTTGATTTAGAACTTTCTGAAGTGGGATGGGACTTAGGGCTTCCCTGATTCTGATCCGCAGGCTTCCATGCTTGTGCACTAGAAGAACTGGATTTTCCATTCTTATAGACCAATTGTACATTTTTAAGTCCGTTCTTATCTGGAGCCCCTTTAAGCACTAAGTCTCCTTGCGACTGTAGATGCTCTACCGCTGAATGAATCTCCTGCTTAAGAGCTTTGGTCAAATTAGCCTCACCGCTCATATTCGCCACTTTCTGGTACAAAGATTTTCCTCTGATATTCGGGAACGACTCTAGCACCTGTATCACCATATCTTGGGCTGACATTTCTTCTTTCTTAAAAAATTTCTTGAAAGACGCACTTTGGTTTTGCACCAATGACAGTTTATTTTTAGGCTTTTCAAATACGGTTCGTAATTTTCGAGCTGTGTTCATGGACATCCTTTCTTTATAGATCTTTGTCTAGGTCTTACTCATCGGAACAAGGTCCAGCAAAAATAACGGCCCCCATGTATCAAAAAGACACTTGTAGAAAAATAAATATTTCTAAAATATTTTTATTTTGAATTGGAATCTAAACACGAAGAAGGCTCACAAATTAGGAGTCTCATTTTTTTACAGTGGTTTTATGATTTATTTTCAGGCCAGTAATAGGAGTCGGAATACTTTCTTTCACCAAAAATCGCAGTGCCCACACGAACAAGCGTAGACCCTTCTTCGATAGCAATCTTATAATCCGAAGACATCCCCATAGACAGTTCATCCATGCTCACACCAGGAATATCTGCGGCACGAATAGTTTCTGCTAATTGTTTTAAGAGCTTAAAGCAAGGTCGAACTTCCTCTTCTTGAGAAGAAAACTTGGCCAGTGTCATAAGGCCTTTAATATTTAAAGTGGTTAATGGTGCCACCTCTTTGACAAGACTTAATGCAGACTCTGGAGAGACACCAAACTTACTCTCCTCTGCAGAGGTGTTGACTTGAATAAGAATATCCATGGTCTTATTTAATTTTTTAAGCTGTTTATCCAACTCTTCTGCCAGTGACATTCGATCTACAGAATGGATCAGACTTGCAGCCTCTAAACACTTTTTGACCTTGTTGGTTTGCAAATGACCAATAAAATGAAATTCGACGTTGGGATCGGGAAGTTGCGCCCGCTTTTCTGTTAGTTCTTGCACTTTATTTTCGCCAAAAAGTCGATGCCCCAGATCAATGGTCTCTTGAATGCGATCTACGGGAACGGTTTTGCTCACTAACATCAGTTTGACATCTTTGGGGTTGCGCCCACATGACTGACATATTTTTACAATCTCTTGCTGAACACTGGTGTAATTCTCTTTTAATATTTCACTCACAACACGCACTCCTAGATTAACATCCTTTTACTTTAGCCAAGGGTTGGGGACAAGGTCACCGTTCATATTTGGGTTGTGGCGTTGATGCGCTACAAGCAGACCCCAATAGGACGAAAAAAGTGAGCAT
This portion of the Pseudobdellovibrionaceae bacterium genome encodes:
- a CDS encoding YggS family pyridoxal phosphate-dependent enzyme, whose protein sequence is MSEILKENYTSVQQEIVKICQSCGRNPKDVKLMLVSKTVPVDRIQETIDLGHRLFGENKVQELTEKRAQLPDPNVEFHFIGHLQTNKVKKCLEAASLIHSVDRMSLAEELDKQLKKLNKTMDILIQVNTSAEESKFGVSPESALSLVKEVAPLTTLNIKGLMTLAKFSSQEEEVRPCFKLLKQLAETIRAADIPGVSMDELSMGMSSDYKIAIEEGSTLVRVGTAIFGERKYSDSYYWPENKS